One genomic segment of Borrelia miyamotoi includes these proteins:
- a CDS encoding alanine--tRNA ligase, whose translation MKLNELRKKYIEFFKSKGHYEIAGKSLIPDNDSTVLFNTAGMQPLVPYLLGEMHPSGDMLVNVQKCLRTGDIDEVGDFIHLTFFEMLGNWSFGAYFKELSVKYSFEFLTSPNYLNISKNKLYVSVFEGDESIPRDIETANVWESLGISRDRIFYLSRESNFWGPVGNVGPCGPDTEIFVDTGKEKCSTKCDITCSCGKYFEIWNNVFMQYKRDENGNYEELNRKCVDTGMGLERTITFLQGKSSVYDTDAFKPIIDKIEKISGKIYGQNLENDRAMRIIADHIKASCFILADHFSVSPSNMGQGYVLRRIIRRAIRYAKKLGMEAHFLADLVDSVLEIYESFYEELTEKKEFIKAELNLEEEKFFKTLRYGEQEFVKLIKRLSSKSIPGNISFKLYDTYGFPYEITEELAAEHGFSVDKVSFEEHFRKHQEVSKKGGNKVFKGGLADCRYETTKLHTATHLLHRALQLVLGDHVRQKGSNITGERLRFDFSHPYKMTDDEIKKVEDMVNLQIKSKLSVRRSVMSLDDALAKGAMALFGEKYEDVVSVYEIDGFSIEVCGGPHVNNTGELGIFKIQKEQASSSGIRRIRAILIN comes from the coding sequence GTGAAACTTAATGAACTACGTAAAAAGTATATAGAATTTTTTAAAAGTAAAGGACATTATGAAATTGCAGGCAAGTCTTTAATTCCTGATAATGATTCTACAGTCCTTTTTAATACGGCTGGTATGCAGCCTCTTGTACCTTATCTTCTTGGAGAAATGCATCCATCTGGTGATATGTTGGTTAATGTTCAAAAGTGTTTAAGAACAGGAGATATTGATGAAGTTGGAGATTTTATTCATTTAACTTTTTTTGAGATGCTTGGAAATTGGTCTTTTGGTGCTTATTTTAAAGAACTCTCTGTAAAGTATAGTTTTGAGTTTTTAACTTCACCTAATTATTTAAATATTTCAAAAAATAAACTTTATGTTAGTGTTTTTGAGGGTGATGAGAGTATTCCTCGTGATATAGAGACAGCTAATGTGTGGGAAAGTCTTGGGATTTCTAGAGATAGAATATTTTATCTCTCAAGAGAAAGTAATTTTTGGGGACCTGTTGGGAACGTGGGTCCTTGTGGACCAGATACTGAAATATTTGTAGATACAGGCAAAGAGAAATGTTCTACTAAGTGTGATATTACATGTTCTTGTGGTAAGTATTTTGAGATTTGGAATAATGTTTTTATGCAATACAAAAGGGATGAGAATGGAAATTATGAAGAACTAAATCGTAAATGTGTGGATACAGGTATGGGACTTGAAAGGACAATTACATTTTTGCAAGGAAAATCTTCAGTTTATGATACGGATGCATTTAAACCTATAATTGATAAGATAGAGAAGATTTCTGGAAAAATTTATGGACAAAATTTAGAGAATGATAGAGCTATGCGAATCATTGCTGATCATATTAAGGCAAGTTGTTTTATTTTAGCTGATCATTTTTCAGTTTCTCCTTCTAATATGGGGCAGGGTTATGTTTTAAGAAGAATAATTAGGAGGGCTATTAGATATGCAAAGAAACTTGGGATGGAGGCTCATTTTTTAGCAGATCTTGTTGATTCTGTTTTGGAGATTTATGAATCTTTTTATGAAGAATTAACAGAAAAAAAAGAGTTTATTAAGGCTGAATTAAATTTAGAGGAAGAAAAATTTTTTAAAACTTTGCGTTATGGTGAGCAGGAATTTGTTAAGTTAATTAAGCGATTATCATCAAAATCAATTCCAGGTAATATTTCTTTTAAACTTTATGATACTTATGGTTTTCCTTATGAGATAACGGAAGAACTTGCAGCTGAGCATGGATTTAGTGTGGATAAAGTAAGCTTTGAAGAGCATTTTAGAAAACATCAAGAGGTTTCTAAGAAAGGAGGTAATAAAGTTTTTAAAGGAGGTCTTGCAGACTGTAGATATGAAACTACTAAATTGCATACAGCTACTCATTTACTTCATAGGGCCCTTCAACTAGTTTTAGGTGATCATGTAAGGCAGAAAGGCAGTAATATTACTGGTGAGAGATTAAGATTTGATTTTAGTCATCCTTATAAAATGACAGATGATGAAATTAAAAAAGTTGAAGATATGGTTAATTTACAGATAAAAAGTAAATTGTCTGTAAGGCGATCTGTGATGAGTCTGGATGATGCTTTGGCTAAGGGTGCTATGGCTTTATTTGGTGAGAAGTATGAAGATGTTGTGAGTGTGTATGAAATCGATGGATTTTCAATTGAAGTTTGTGGCGGTCCTCATGTTAATAATACTGGTGAGCTTGGTATTTTTAAGATACAAAAAGAACAAGCCTCGTCTTCAGGCATAAGAAGAATAAGAGCAATTTTGATTAATTAA
- a CDS encoding flagellar motor switch protein FliG: MQDPRLSKYQNAKNLGVRTLKSVAKESLNNDFSDSEMQGSLLKSWINLVKRGKKGTFSESSFSDKKMEKPGFIRKESKLSKIAKYFLAIGLEKSAQIMAELDDSDIILITREITKIKYITPGDKKRIIQEFEELVRSEKKYFKIDDKFTYEVLNKSLSKAKAKEIYKKVTGIDPFLPFDYLSFVENEQLWALIKDENIKTLLIIYNYLTKEQKKYVFSMFEKDIKKKFIKELAKPRRLNIDMVEIISNRLKSRFEMQGRLKTEKLDGSKILVDILSYMDAEDEKNLLTSIDMKALDPLKDSEIREKIFDINIILRITDNDMHNILREFTDNDIAVIIKDKSNEIRDKILFNVSRRRKDSILEEESFLKKVKKKDIKLMTTSFVDYIKNLTLKGELVIYRKNEEFV, from the coding sequence ATGCAAGATCCTAGGCTTTCTAAATATCAAAATGCAAAAAATTTAGGAGTAAGAACTTTGAAAAGTGTTGCAAAAGAAAGTTTGAATAATGATTTTTCTGATTCTGAGATGCAAGGTTCACTGCTGAAGTCTTGGATCAATCTTGTAAAGAGAGGAAAAAAAGGAACTTTCAGCGAATCAAGTTTTTCTGATAAAAAAATGGAGAAGCCAGGGTTTATTCGTAAAGAAAGTAAATTATCAAAAATAGCAAAATATTTTTTGGCTATTGGTCTTGAAAAATCGGCGCAGATTATGGCTGAGCTTGATGATTCTGATATAATTTTGATTACTAGGGAAATTACTAAAATTAAGTACATTACTCCTGGTGATAAAAAACGAATTATTCAAGAATTTGAGGAGCTGGTAAGAAGTGAGAAAAAATATTTCAAAATTGATGATAAGTTTACTTATGAAGTGTTGAATAAATCTTTGAGTAAGGCCAAAGCAAAAGAGATTTATAAAAAAGTTACAGGCATTGATCCATTTTTGCCTTTTGATTATTTATCTTTTGTTGAGAATGAGCAGCTTTGGGCTTTAATTAAAGATGAAAACATTAAAACGCTTTTGATAATATATAATTATTTGACTAAAGAGCAGAAAAAATATGTTTTTTCTATGTTTGAAAAAGATATTAAGAAAAAGTTTATTAAAGAGCTTGCTAAGCCAAGGCGGTTAAATATAGATATGGTTGAGATTATCTCTAATAGATTAAAAAGCAGATTTGAAATGCAGGGGAGGCTTAAAACCGAAAAACTAGATGGTTCTAAAATACTTGTTGATATTTTAAGTTATATGGATGCTGAGGATGAGAAAAATCTTTTGACTAGTATTGATATGAAAGCTTTAGATCCTCTTAAAGATAGTGAGATTAGAGAAAAAATATTTGATATTAACATAATACTTAGGATTACAGATAATGACATGCATAATATTTTAAGAGAATTTACAGATAATGATATTGCAGTTATTATTAAAGATAAAAGTAATGAAATTAGAGATAAAATTCTTTTTAATGTTTCAAGAAGACGTAAAGATTCTATTTTAGAAGAAGAGTCTTTTTTGAAAAAAGTCAAAAAGAAAGATATAAAATTAATGACTACATCTTTTGTTGATTATATTAAGAATTTAACTTTAAAGGGCGAGTTGGTAATATATAGAAAAAATGAGGAATTTGTTTAG
- a CDS encoding 6-phosphogluconolactonase, producing the protein MEFFYSNKESDLKGRFFDFFVNNISQDDFTSIGICGGRNIISFLNIFYEKNYSLKKSHFFLVDERCVDLNSDSSNFKLLNERFFSKMVEKNLVCGGNFHPFIYSEFDEALSIHNYNVEFNSRFTRLDLSILSVGEDGHLASLFPSKKLLFSEMEGYQYEYDSPKLPNKRISLTPKSLLFSRASVLLFIGNEKKDALKNFLNSEVSLSLCPARIFKDHSCLLVLTNIEGVYARS; encoded by the coding sequence ATGGAGTTTTTTTATTCTAATAAAGAAAGTGATTTAAAAGGCAGATTTTTTGATTTTTTTGTGAACAATATTAGTCAAGATGATTTTACTAGTATTGGGATTTGTGGTGGTCGGAATATTATTTCTTTTCTCAATATCTTTTATGAGAAGAATTATTCTCTTAAAAAATCTCATTTTTTTTTGGTAGATGAGCGTTGTGTTGATTTAAATAGCGATTCTAGTAATTTTAAGCTTTTAAATGAAAGATTTTTTTCTAAAATGGTAGAAAAGAATTTAGTCTGTGGTGGTAATTTTCATCCATTTATTTACAGTGAGTTTGATGAAGCATTATCTATTCATAATTACAATGTTGAATTTAATTCTAGATTTACAAGGTTAGACCTTAGCATTTTGTCTGTTGGTGAGGATGGTCATCTTGCTTCTCTTTTTCCTTCAAAAAAACTTTTATTCTCTGAAATGGAGGGGTATCAGTATGAATATGATTCACCAAAGCTTCCTAATAAGCGAATTAGCCTTACTCCCAAATCTTTACTTTTTTCTAGGGCTTCTGTATTACTTTTTATTGGTAATGAAAAAAAAGATGCTTTAAAGAATTTTTTAAATTCAGAAGTTTCTTTGAGTTTATGTCCAGCTAGGATTTTCAAAGATCATTCGTGTTTATTAGTTCTTACAAATATTGAAGGGGTCTATGCAAGATCCTAG
- the serS gene encoding serine--tRNA ligase, whose amino-acid sequence MLDLKFIRENLEVIQKNIKDRGQKLNLDLLIALDDERRKLITKIGELNAMRNENAHAMKRRMDDSQRHYLIKIGKDLKAEITDLEEKLGHIASRLLIEHKKIPNIFAPDVPVGDSKDGGVVLKMSGKIPEFDFKPKDHLEIGIALDLFDFERAREVSGNKFYYLKNEAVFLEIALINFALNKLKLKGFDLFITPDVAREFIVDGIGFNPRGNESNIYKIEDTDKYLVGTAEVTLGGYYYDTILDLKSPLRMAGLSHCFRREAGGAGQFSKGLYRVHQFSKVEMFCLCKRGDSDRIHDEFLELEEEIFTELEIPYRVLNVCSFDLGAPAYKKYDIEAWMPGRGGGRGEYGEVTSTSNCTDYQSRRLKIRYKDDDQNRFVHMVNGTAIASTRTIIAILENFQDKRGGVRIPDNLVKYTGFDYIFPKN is encoded by the coding sequence ATGCTTGATTTGAAGTTTATAAGAGAGAATTTGGAAGTTATTCAAAAAAATATTAAGGATAGAGGTCAAAAGTTAAATCTTGATCTATTAATTGCTCTTGATGATGAGCGAAGGAAACTTATTACTAAGATAGGCGAGCTGAATGCAATGAGGAATGAAAATGCTCATGCTATGAAGAGAAGAATGGATGACTCTCAGAGACATTATTTAATAAAAATTGGTAAGGATTTAAAAGCTGAAATTACAGATTTGGAAGAGAAGTTAGGTCATATAGCATCCAGGCTTTTGATTGAGCATAAGAAGATTCCAAACATTTTTGCTCCTGATGTTCCTGTTGGTGATAGTAAGGATGGGGGGGTTGTGTTAAAAATGTCAGGAAAGATTCCAGAATTTGATTTTAAACCAAAGGATCATTTAGAGATTGGTATTGCTTTGGATCTTTTTGATTTTGAAAGGGCGCGTGAAGTTAGTGGGAATAAGTTTTATTATCTTAAAAATGAAGCTGTTTTTTTAGAAATTGCGTTGATTAATTTTGCTTTAAATAAACTTAAGCTTAAAGGTTTTGATTTATTCATCACCCCTGATGTTGCAAGAGAATTTATAGTTGATGGAATTGGATTTAATCCGCGTGGTAATGAAAGTAATATTTATAAAATTGAAGATACAGATAAATATCTTGTTGGTACGGCTGAGGTTACTCTTGGTGGATATTATTATGATACGATATTAGATCTTAAGTCTCCACTAAGAATGGCAGGACTTTCTCATTGTTTTCGTAGAGAGGCTGGAGGAGCTGGTCAATTTTCTAAAGGACTTTATAGGGTGCACCAGTTTAGCAAGGTAGAAATGTTTTGTTTGTGTAAGAGAGGAGATTCTGATCGTATTCACGATGAGTTTTTAGAATTAGAAGAAGAAATTTTTACCGAACTTGAGATTCCGTATAGAGTTTTAAATGTTTGCTCTTTTGATCTTGGTGCACCGGCTTATAAAAAGTATGATATTGAAGCTTGGATGCCAGGCAGGGGGGGAGGTAGAGGTGAGTATGGGGAGGTTACTTCAACTTCAAACTGTACAGATTATCAGTCAAGGCGCCTTAAAATTAGATATAAGGATGATGATCAAAATAGATTTGTGCATATGGTAAATGGGACAGCAATAGCCTCAACAAGAACCATCATTGCTATACTTGAGAACTTTCAGGATAAAAGAGGTGGAGTTCGGATACCTGATAATTTAGTCAAATATACAGGTTTTGACTATATATTTCCTAAGAATTAG
- a CDS encoding insulinase family protein, with protein sequence MKRKKIFCLISKNYLEEYDAEGCYFQHESGLEIFELKSSKFKENAFGIAFKTIPLNNTGVAHIIEHTIFCGSNKYKIKDPFLYLMKGSLNTFLNAMTFQDKTLYPAASTIQKDYFNLFKIYADAVFHPLLKKEAFMQEGYNINPNNFELSGIVLNEMKGNYSNKNSLINELATNSLFCENTYQYDSGGNPINIIDLTYEEFIEFYNKHYTLENCKIFLFGNIDTNKNLNFIEKYIIRPYKKEKLNINYNIDKVKRWKQGKTLNYDIPKENENALGVYAINWLCTDIKNIKENTGLEILSEILLDSSCQFTINMLKSGIGDVISDISGINTDIKECVFSFGLQNVLPGKLEEFKNLVFKELKNLVKVKIPKKLIQGILFGYEFALKEEKGQGWPISLMIKSFKGWIHGMHPIETLKINYYLDDIKTRLERGELYFENLIEKYLLNNNHYTLINFNPSDNILKEMEEEIEKKLMGREIEIKKNPVKLAEFTKDYNQFKNYQKKSDLKSDITKFPMLKMEDLPKEIKKSLILNETPEIKAHTFELKKNNNIFNVYLFFKLDFLQKEDFIHLSLLKRAIQDLSTQNYSYVDLNNKIQNTLGQLNIYESYEEDTQGNMINLLNINFKSFNNKIQESFILIKEILININFHDYDRLKEVVLSLKNDFKSALIPKGHIFATTRSESKLSRSKYLRELQSGITGRAFWQKVKTNTESLKDLARNLENLKNKIVFKDNFSSLLIGNTNDVIKRLESELFILRENLIDKNYLNNSFATQSSSNMLKELIIIPSKISFNAMSFVSYKITDENYPKINFLTHILQTGVLWKKIRAIGGAYGAFASIKNGIFSLTSYRDPNFIKTYQAFEASLEELANNKIKNEELYTYLVGVIGLNINVKTKSTEILESYKRKMLKINDQLRQNIMNAYFQITTTDIKNISEQALHQLKQKRSITSLVTNENYENEKEKLETFIGKKYRLKKIY encoded by the coding sequence ATGAAAAGAAAAAAAATTTTCTGCTTAATTTCAAAAAATTACCTAGAAGAATACGATGCTGAGGGATGCTATTTTCAACATGAAAGCGGATTAGAAATATTCGAATTAAAAAGTAGCAAATTTAAAGAAAATGCCTTTGGAATAGCATTCAAAACTATTCCTCTCAATAATACTGGAGTTGCTCATATTATAGAACACACAATTTTTTGTGGTTCAAACAAATATAAAATAAAAGATCCCTTTCTTTATTTGATGAAAGGAAGCCTAAACACTTTCTTAAATGCAATGACATTTCAAGATAAAACTCTCTATCCAGCAGCATCTACAATACAAAAAGACTATTTCAATTTGTTCAAAATATATGCTGATGCTGTTTTTCATCCTCTACTTAAAAAAGAAGCTTTTATGCAGGAGGGTTATAATATAAATCCAAACAATTTTGAACTATCCGGTATTGTTTTAAATGAAATGAAAGGTAATTATTCTAATAAAAACTCTTTAATCAACGAACTTGCAACAAATTCTCTCTTTTGTGAAAACACCTATCAATATGATTCCGGGGGCAATCCCATTAATATCATTGACCTTACATATGAAGAATTTATTGAATTTTATAATAAACACTATACACTAGAAAATTGTAAAATATTTTTATTTGGCAATATTGACACTAACAAGAATCTCAATTTTATTGAAAAATACATAATTAGACCTTATAAAAAGGAAAAATTAAATATTAATTACAATATAGACAAAGTTAAAAGGTGGAAACAAGGCAAAACACTAAATTATGACATCCCAAAAGAAAATGAAAATGCGCTTGGAGTATATGCAATAAATTGGCTATGCACTGATATTAAAAATATCAAAGAAAATACTGGACTTGAAATTTTATCAGAAATTCTCTTAGATAGCTCCTGTCAATTCACTATAAATATGCTAAAAAGTGGAATTGGTGATGTAATATCCGATATTAGTGGCATCAATACAGACATAAAAGAATGCGTATTTTCATTCGGATTGCAAAACGTACTTCCAGGAAAATTGGAAGAATTTAAAAATTTAGTTTTTAAAGAACTCAAAAACCTAGTTAAAGTAAAAATTCCCAAAAAACTAATACAAGGTATTCTCTTTGGGTATGAATTTGCATTAAAAGAAGAAAAAGGACAAGGTTGGCCTATTTCTTTAATGATCAAAAGCTTTAAAGGTTGGATACATGGAATGCATCCAATTGAAACCCTAAAAATCAATTACTACTTGGATGATATTAAAACCAGACTAGAAAGAGGAGAACTTTACTTTGAAAATCTAATAGAAAAATATCTACTCAATAACAATCATTACACATTAATCAACTTCAATCCATCAGATAATATTCTTAAGGAAATGGAAGAAGAAATTGAAAAAAAATTAATGGGCAGAGAAATTGAAATAAAAAAAAATCCAGTAAAACTTGCAGAGTTTACTAAAGATTACAACCAATTTAAAAACTACCAAAAAAAAAGCGACCTCAAATCTGACATTACTAAATTTCCCATGCTAAAAATGGAAGATTTACCAAAAGAAATTAAAAAAAGTTTAATTCTTAACGAAACTCCTGAAATTAAAGCACATACATTTGAGTTAAAAAAAAATAACAATATTTTCAATGTATATTTATTTTTTAAACTGGATTTTCTCCAAAAAGAAGATTTCATACACCTCTCCTTGCTAAAAAGAGCAATTCAAGATTTATCCACCCAAAATTACTCCTATGTAGACTTAAATAATAAAATTCAAAATACTTTGGGACAACTAAACATATATGAAAGTTATGAAGAAGATACTCAAGGCAACATGATAAACCTACTTAACATAAATTTCAAATCGTTCAACAATAAAATTCAAGAATCATTTATATTAATCAAAGAAATTTTAATCAATATAAATTTTCATGATTACGATAGATTAAAAGAGGTGGTCTTAAGTCTAAAAAACGATTTTAAATCAGCCTTAATTCCTAAAGGGCACATATTTGCAACAACAAGATCAGAGTCAAAACTCAGCCGAAGCAAATATCTAAGAGAACTTCAATCTGGTATTACAGGAAGAGCATTTTGGCAAAAAGTCAAAACAAACACAGAATCTTTAAAAGATCTTGCACGTAATTTAGAAAATCTAAAAAATAAAATAGTTTTTAAAGATAATTTTTCATCTCTGCTCATAGGAAATACTAATGATGTCATTAAAAGATTAGAAAGCGAATTATTTATATTAAGAGAAAATTTAATTGACAAGAATTATCTAAATAATTCTTTTGCAACACAATCATCAAGCAATATGCTAAAAGAATTAATTATCATTCCATCAAAAATATCTTTTAATGCTATGAGCTTTGTAAGCTATAAAATAACAGATGAAAATTATCCAAAAATAAATTTCCTAACACATATATTACAAACTGGAGTTTTATGGAAAAAAATAAGGGCCATAGGTGGAGCATACGGTGCATTTGCATCTATCAAAAATGGAATATTTTCTCTTACATCATATAGAGATCCAAACTTTATAAAAACATACCAAGCTTTTGAAGCATCATTAGAAGAATTGGCAAATAATAAAATCAAAAATGAAGAACTTTATACATATTTAGTAGGAGTAATTGGTCTAAATATAAATGTAAAAACCAAATCTACAGAGATATTAGAAAGCTATAAGAGAAAAATGCTAAAAATTAATGATCAGCTAAGACAAAATATTATGAATGCTTACTTCCAAATAACAACCACAGATATTAAAAATATATCTGAACAAGCATTGCATCAATTAAAACAAAAGAGAAGTATAACATCTCTTGTTACCAACGAAAATTATGAAAACGAAAAAGAAAAACTAGAAACATTCATTGGAAAAAAATACAGGTTAAAAAAAATATATTAA
- a CDS encoding type B 50S ribosomal protein L31, translating into MKKGIHPVSNLVVFKDGANGEMFLTKSTLTSKDTIKYSDNKDYPLVIVEITSKSHPFYTGQQRFVDAAGRIDKFNKKYKNLK; encoded by the coding sequence ATGAAGAAAGGTATACATCCTGTTAGTAATTTAGTAGTATTTAAAGATGGTGCTAATGGTGAGATGTTTTTAACTAAATCTACTTTGACTTCCAAAGATACAATTAAGTATAGTGATAATAAAGATTATCCATTAGTTATTGTTGAAATTACAAGCAAATCACATCCCTTTTATACAGGTCAGCAAAGATTTGTGGATGCAGCAGGTAGAATTGATAAATTTAACAAAAAGTATAAGAATCTTAAGTAG
- the rho gene encoding transcription termination factor Rho, which yields MDKKCEEFDLEDEMKRLNSSKESKTEDHAKKKIVKVVTKKESISSGLKKSNTDKLRESNGILSNFDYDIPDSNLESSIKTFEQSNVINFLGGKDFIVIDSLYDKPITEIRKIVEGLGTNHTIAVTMKKTELIFLLVKILTEHNINVLFTGVLDVLSDGYGFLRTASNSYLSGGNDVYVSPSQIRLFNLRTGDILYGQIRSPRDGERFFAMIKIKSINDQDPTFAQNRIPFDNLTPLYPSSKLDLEYENCNISTRLINLFAPIGKGQRALIVSPPKAGKTTLLQKIANAITTNYSDIVLMILLIDERPEEVTDMIRGVKGEVIASNFDEQASRHVQVAEMVIEKAKRLVENKKDVVILLDSITRLARAYNQTMPTSGKILSGGVDSNALHKPKRFFGSARNIEEGGSLTIIATALVDTGSKMDEVIFEEFKSTGNMELILDRSLADRRLFPAINIKKSGTRKEELLLSEEERSKILLIRKILSGVDDYEGVEALVEKMKKSKNNEIFLKTMSNGD from the coding sequence ATGGATAAAAAATGTGAGGAGTTTGATTTAGAGGATGAAATGAAGCGTTTAAATTCTTCTAAGGAATCAAAAACTGAGGATCATGCTAAGAAAAAGATAGTTAAAGTTGTAACTAAAAAAGAATCTATTTCTAGCGGACTTAAAAAGTCTAATACTGATAAATTAAGAGAATCTAATGGAATTTTATCAAATTTTGATTATGATATACCTGATTCGAATTTGGAAAGCAGTATTAAGACTTTTGAACAAAGCAATGTTATTAATTTTTTAGGTGGTAAAGATTTTATAGTGATTGATAGTCTTTATGATAAACCAATTACTGAAATCAGGAAGATCGTTGAGGGTCTTGGTACTAATCATACTATTGCAGTAACAATGAAGAAGACAGAATTAATATTTTTGCTTGTTAAGATATTAACCGAACATAATATTAATGTTTTGTTTACTGGCGTTCTTGATGTATTAAGCGATGGATATGGCTTTTTGCGTACAGCATCTAATTCTTATCTATCAGGAGGTAATGATGTTTATGTTTCTCCGTCTCAAATTAGACTTTTTAATTTAAGGACAGGTGATATTTTATATGGACAAATTAGGTCTCCAAGAGATGGTGAGAGATTTTTTGCAATGATTAAAATTAAAAGCATTAATGACCAGGACCCTACATTTGCACAGAATAGGATACCTTTTGATAATTTAACACCTTTGTATCCTAGTTCTAAGTTGGATCTTGAATATGAAAATTGTAATATTTCCACAAGACTTATTAACCTTTTTGCACCTATTGGAAAAGGACAAAGAGCATTAATAGTCTCTCCTCCAAAGGCTGGAAAGACTACTTTGCTTCAAAAAATAGCTAATGCAATCACGACTAATTATTCAGACATTGTTTTAATGATTTTGCTCATTGATGAGAGACCTGAAGAGGTTACTGACATGATTCGTGGTGTTAAGGGCGAGGTTATTGCATCTAATTTTGATGAGCAAGCTAGCAGGCACGTGCAGGTTGCAGAAATGGTTATTGAGAAAGCAAAAAGACTTGTTGAAAATAAAAAAGATGTTGTTATTCTTTTAGATTCTATTACAAGACTTGCAAGGGCTTATAATCAAACTATGCCAACTTCTGGCAAGATACTTTCTGGAGGAGTTGATTCTAATGCTTTACATAAGCCAAAAAGGTTTTTTGGTTCTGCTAGAAATATTGAGGAAGGTGGAAGTCTTACTATTATAGCTACAGCTTTAGTTGATACTGGAAGTAAGATGGATGAAGTTATATTTGAGGAATTTAAAAGTACTGGTAACATGGAGTTGATTCTTGACAGAAGTTTGGCAGATAGAAGGCTTTTTCCTGCTATTAATATTAAGAAATCAGGAACAAGAAAAGAAGAGTTACTCTTGAGTGAAGAAGAGCGATCTAAGATTTTGCTTATTAGAAAAATTTTAAGTGGTGTTGATGATTATGAAGGAGTTGAGGCTTTAGTTGAGAAGATGAAAAAAAGTAAAAATAATGAGATTTTCCTAAAGACTATGAGTAATGGGGACTAG
- a CDS encoding bactofilin family protein, with product MPVDVRNSYKWDCKLDASLIFRGKLKFEGTLYLDSAFEGEIFSRTGLLCIAKNSKVITNVVVCDTLIVEGILKGNVNASNKVYLNSGCKIYGDVKTKKIFINDDIVFDGKCEMIKSNESIDLFSFTVSQIKDTFQ from the coding sequence ATGCCTGTTGATGTTAGAAATTCTTATAAATGGGATTGCAAACTAGATGCAAGCTTAATTTTCAGGGGAAAGTTAAAGTTTGAAGGTACTTTGTATCTTGATTCAGCTTTTGAAGGTGAGATATTTTCAAGAACAGGACTGCTTTGTATTGCCAAAAATAGCAAAGTTATTACAAATGTAGTAGTTTGTGATACATTAATAGTTGAGGGAATTTTAAAGGGAAATGTTAACGCTAGTAATAAGGTTTATTTAAATAGTGGTTGCAAGATATATGGCGATGTTAAGACAAAAAAGATATTTATTAATGATGATATAGTCTTTGATGGTAAGTGTGAAATGATTAAATCTAATGAGAGTATAGATTTATTTTCTTTTACAGTTTCACAAATAAAAGATACTTTTCAATGA
- a CDS encoding HU family DNA-binding protein encodes MSFPRRPKVTKSDIIDQISLNMKNSSEKLEKKYIRLVVDAFFEELKNSLCLNNVIEFRSFGTFELRKRKGRKNARNPQTGEYVSVDDHHVAYFRPGKDLKERVWSIRDS; translated from the coding sequence ATGTCTTTTCCAAGAAGACCCAAAGTTACTAAATCAGATATTATTGATCAGATATCTTTGAATATGAAGAACAGTAGTGAAAAGTTAGAAAAAAAATATATAAGGCTTGTGGTTGATGCTTTTTTTGAAGAACTTAAAAATAGTCTTTGTCTTAATAATGTTATAGAGTTTAGATCTTTTGGGACATTTGAGCTTAGGAAAAGAAAAGGTCGAAAGAATGCTCGCAATCCTCAAACTGGTGAATATGTTAGTGTTGATGATCATCATGTGGCTTATTTCCGTCCAGGAAAAGATTTAAAAGAAAGAGTGTGGAGCATTAGGGATAGTTAA
- the rpsT gene encoding 30S ribosomal protein S20: MGNNPSALKRARQNLKRNLRNVSVKSELKTIEKRCLNLIREGKKEEASEFFKFVAKKLDTAARKRIIHRNKAARKKSNLNILLL, from the coding sequence TTGGGTAATAATCCATCAGCATTAAAGAGAGCTAGGCAAAATCTAAAGCGGAATTTGAGAAATGTAAGCGTTAAGAGTGAGTTAAAAACGATAGAGAAACGTTGTTTAAATTTGATAAGGGAAGGAAAAAAAGAAGAAGCATCAGAATTTTTTAAGTTTGTTGCAAAGAAATTAGATACTGCTGCTAGAAAGAGAATAATTCATAGAAATAAAGCTGCTCGTAAAAAATCAAATTTAAATATTTTGTTATTGTGA